Proteins encoded together in one Bombus affinis isolate iyBomAffi1 chromosome 2, iyBomAffi1.2, whole genome shotgun sequence window:
- the LOC126928915 gene encoding protein pigeon — translation MVENLAAKLCLLLSEKAHSAEQWKLLGQEKDGSLLVGWTEETVKDNVNISYTVVGHYDRINDNLQVLHQFTEVLNIVQATINQSRTVFGYIIKQKVSVETRVNSESTEDKDQSIPTEIEMYEAFIVELKGREVNIHSLDAKKSKQVRIQFLYKEKEHGQWDKFLLLIHQECIMIYNVIFDTSVSNVYSIQELKSEPLVKAFIWAQWDMVNQVLYHIHHKKIPISLVSEDEEEKENKTERTNPTLSGLQFHDELPHETVLNIPLNLPQLSTSSNCGTYEDDVIPLRVHDCSLDLIVVSDPKGMVCVCHHYLYRPVKPQQHVLNSLNESNTVHFAYSVTLLHRSCVIHCVIPGIPWSHAKLIRPTFAIYEHHHMIVLVPGLFTHVLEIGTNHEPCCHILCGPLISLPSRSSYLVPLLELETNTKGSKKKYDTSSLEGSSTSQFNMNILTIDLPTLDLVQLTISSDFLTEVFRKENSIEVRLGILHYFLCHRNDLDIISELVCAIAEKPRSLEIVRYMQEILIGGSYALVQKNLLADAIPLLALLPVTTMEEYISFEIKVNDLSITLSHEKLWNTSVMLLSPQQRLIPYRSDLWTRLWDQLSKNNGDKTRFKPSKIAEKLLVSLACYQPEALSRSSTPMSPSGGLVVATVSLGDLSSGRSNKLMDSGLLFNETESCTASKQEHIVSVNLRELSMYLLKHGTQTSITHLKGSCTPLHVHAMATRHVAAQLETSRALCQMLCRAASVDPRIEQERGFILVDQLDEIRRWLLFVLLERYRRAIESIAFPAPQGFTSFFTYLGYRTLKYSMFLQYVQRSVFELQVDVSKIIMADISDTKENAIRKLTLLSLLPRSRAKRLLNQWLHPVSFMFRAREHAANILSGEICQNRGRILQYRNHHNGLAAFPSADRLSPLDTFLDLLTAKASLAELDFGLLIEATVTSTEDFL, via the exons ATGGTAGAAAACCTTGCAGCAAAATTATGTTTACTTCTGTCGGAAAAAGCACATTCAG CCGAACAATGGAAATTACTGGGTCAAGAGAAGGATGGTTCCTTATTAGTTGGATGGACAGAGGAAACTGTAAAGGACAATGTAAACATATCATATACAGTTGTAGGCCACTACGACCGGATTAATGATAACTTACAG GTATTGCACCAATTCACAGAGGTATTAAATATTGTACAAGCAACAATAAATCAAAGTCGTACTGTTTTTGGatatataataaaacaaaaagtttCTGTAGAGACAAGGGTAAATTCAGAGTCCACAGAAGACAAAGATCAGAGTATACCAACTGAAATTGAAATGTATGAAGCATTTATTGTTGAATTAAAAGGACGAGAAGTAAATATACACAGTTTGGATGCAAAGAAATCTAAACAAGTGagaattcaatttttatataaagaaaaagaacatgGACAATGGgataaatttttgttattaattCATCAAGAAT GTATTATGATATACAATGTAATCTTTGATACATCTGTATCAAATGTTTATTCAATACAAGAATTAAAATCTGAACCATTAGTTAAAGCATTTATTTGGGCTCAATGGGACATGGTAAATCAGGTTTTATATCATATACACCATAAAAAAATTCCAATAAGTTTAGTTTCTGAAGatgaagaggaaaaagaaaataaaacagaaaGAACTAATCCAACACTTAGTGGACTTCAATTTCATGATGAATTGCCGCATGAAACAGTG CTAAATATACCACTAAATTTACCTCAATTATCAACTTCTTCCAACTGTGGGACATATGAGGATGATGTTATACCTTTAAGGGTTCACGATTGTTCTTTAGATCTTATTGTAGTTTCTGACCCTAAAGGAATGGTCTGTGTTTGCCATCATTACTTATATCGTCCAGTAAAACCACAGCAGCATGTACTTAATTCATTGAATGAATCTAATACAGTACACTTTGCATATTCTGTAACACTTCTTCATCGCAGCTGTGTGATTCATTGTGTTATACCAGGCATACCATGGTCTCATGCTAAACTTATACGACCGACATTCGCAATATATGAACATCATCACATGATTGTTCTTGTACCAGGTCTATTTACTCATGTTCTCGAAATTGGAACAAATCATGAACCATGTTGCCACATATTATGTGGTCCTTTAATTTCCCTTCCATCTCGTTCTTCTTATTTGGTACCATTGCTTGAGTTAGAAACTAATACCAAAGGAAGCAAAAAAAAATATGATACATCTTCCTTAGAAGGAAGCAGTACATCTCAATTTAACATGAACATATTAACAATAGACTTGCCAACACTGGATTTAGTACAATTAACAATCTCATCCGACTTTCTTACTGAAGTATTTCGTAAAGAAAATTCGATAGAAGTACGCTTAGGTATATTGCACTACTTTCTTTGTCATAGAAATGATCTGGATATTATTTCAGAATTAGTATGTGCGATTGCAGAGAAACCTAGATCATTGGAAATTGTACGGTACATGCAAGAAATTCTCATTGGTGGTTCATATGCTTTAGTACAAAAAAATTTATTAGCAGATGCTATACCTTTATTGGCTTTGTTGCCTGTTACAACTATGGAAGAGTACATAAGTTTTGAGATTAAAGTGAACGACTTAAGTATAACATTGAGTCATGAAAAACTATGGAATACATCTGTAATGTTACTATCACCACAACAAAGGTTGATTCCTTACCGCAGTGACTTGTGGACTCGATTGTGGGATCAACTTAGTAAAAATAACGGAGATAAAACAAGATTTAAGCCGAGTAAAATCGCAGAAAAATTATTAGTTTCTTTAGCATGTTATCAACCTGAAGCATTATCCAGATCCAGTACACCAATGTCTCCAAGTGGAGG ATTAGTTGTGGCTACAGTGTCGCTTGGAGATTTATCAAGTGGTCGTAGTAATAAACTCATGGACTCAGGTTTGCTATTTAATGAAACAGAAAGTTGTACTGCTTCTAAGCAGGAACATATTGTATCTGTAAATTTACGAGAATTATCCATGTATTTATTAAAACATGGTACCCAGACATCAATAACGCATCTTAAGGGATCGTGTACTCCATTACACGTTCACGCAATGGCAACTAGACATGTAGCTGCGCAATTAGAAACATCACGGGCTCTTTGTCAAATGTTATGTCGAGCGGCTAGCGTCGATCCACGAATTGAACAAGAGCGCGGTTTTATTCTTGT CGATCAATTAGACGAAATAAGACGATGGTTATTGTTCGTATTATTGGAGCGCTATAGGCGCGCAATAGAAAGTATAGCATTCCCAGCACCACAAGGATTTACATCGTTTTTTACTTATCTTGGATATAGAACCCTAAAATATTCGATGTTTTTACAATATGTACAACGATCAGTATTTGAATTACAAGTCGATGTCAGCAAAATTATTATGGCTG ATATTagtgatacaaaagaaaatgcCATTCGTAAATTAACTTTATTGTCTTTATTACCAAGATCACGAGCAAAAAGACTTTTAAATCAATGGTTACATCCTGTAAGCTTTATGTTCAGAGCTCGTGAACACGCTGCAAATATTTTATCTGGTGAGATATGCCAAAACCGTGGTAGAATATTGCAATACAGAAATCATCATAATG GTTTAGCAGCATTTCCTTCAGCAGATCGTTTATCTCCGTTGGACACATTTCTTGATCTTCTTACAGCAAAAG cTAGTCTAGCTGAGTTAGATTTTGGCCTGCTTATAGAAGCTACAGTAACATCTACAGAAGATTTTTTATAG
- the LOC126928953 gene encoding glyoxalase domain-containing protein 4 yields MVTGRALHFVFKIPDRKITCRFYREILGMKVLRHEEFAEGCEAACNGPYGNRWSKTMIGYGTEDTHFVIELTYNYGIKEYKMGNDFGGITIRSREALQRARAGGWPVQEENGKFVLQAPGGYKYYVIDEPQPLDKDPVEKLTLSSSNLEKTIAYWKDILDLKVFDQTENSVLLGYSEDQAKIEFKDIGTVIDHAAAYGRIAFSVPHAEQPEIQKRIKDSKHKILTDLLTLDTPGKASVRVIILADPDHHEICFVDDEAFRQLSVPDYPSEAILDRYIKKEG; encoded by the exons ATGGTCACCGGACGGGCGCttcattttgtatttaaaatacCAGATAGAAAAATAACTTGCAGATTTTACCGGGAAATTCTTGGGATGAAG GTGTTACGACATGAGGAATTTGCCGAAGGCTGTGAAGCGGCTTGCAATGG ACCATATGGGAATAGATGGAGCAAAACCATGATAGGATATGGAACAGAAGATACTCATTTTGTTATAGAGTTAACTTATAATTATGGGATCAAAGAATACAAAATGGGAAATGATTTTGGTGGGATAACAATCCGGTCTAGGGAAGCACTTCAAAGAGCACGAGCAGGTGGATGGCCAGTGCAAGAAGAAAATGGGAAGTTTGTTTTACAAGCACCTGGTGGTTACAAGTATTATGTTATTGATGAACCACAACCTTTAGATAAAG ATCCTGTAGAAAAATTAACTTTGTCCAGTTCAAACCTTGAAAAAACTATTGCTTATTGGAAAGATATTCTAGACTTGAAAGTATTTGATCAAACTGAAAACAGCGTATTATTAGGATACAGTGAAGATCAGGCAAAGATTGAATTTAAAGATATTG GTACTGTAATTGATCACGCTGCAGCTTATGGACGCATAGCATTCTCAGTTCCTCATGCAGAACAACCAGAAATTCAAAAGAGAATAAAAGATAGTAAACATAAGATATTGACTGATTTACTCACTTTAGATACTCCAGGAAAAGCTTCTGTAAGAGTTATTATCCTTGCTGACCCA GATCATCATGAAATTTGCTTTGTGGATGATGAAGCATTCCGCCAATTATCAGTTCCAGATTATCCTAGTGAAGCAATTTTGGATagatatattaaaaaagaagGATAA